In Roseofilum casamattae BLCC-M143, one DNA window encodes the following:
- a CDS encoding helix-turn-helix domain-containing protein — translation MPAKRYIVSLTEEEWQELEKLTKTGKAAARKINHARILLKADINQSGGGWKDSEIASALDVSIRTIERVRKRWMEEGLEKAINPRPHPESKLKKIDGETEAHLIALACSPAPEGYSSWSLRLLAERMVLLGYTPSISHETVRKTLKKTKLNPG, via the coding sequence ATGCCAGCCAAACGATATATAGTGTCTCTGACAGAGGAAGAATGGCAAGAGTTAGAAAAACTGACGAAAACCGGAAAAGCAGCAGCCCGAAAAATTAATCATGCACGAATATTACTGAAAGCAGATATAAATCAATCGGGAGGAGGATGGAAAGATAGTGAAATCGCGTCAGCTTTAGATGTGAGTATAAGAACGATTGAAAGAGTGCGAAAAAGATGGATGGAAGAAGGTTTAGAAAAAGCCATCAATCCCCGGCCTCACCCGGAATCAAAACTAAAAAAAATAGATGGAGAAACGGAAGCGCATTTAATCGCGTTAGCCTGTTCTCCAGCTCCTGAAGGATATAGTAGTTGGAGTTTACGTTTATTGGCAGAACGGATGGTGTTATTAGGATATACTCCAAGTATTTCTCATGAAACGGTCAGAAAAACATTAAAAAAAACGAAATTAAACCCTGGTTAA